In Sporosarcina psychrophila, a genomic segment contains:
- a CDS encoding ABC transporter ATP-binding protein, with amino-acid sequence MSAEKQPKLTAKDQWVVLIRLLRYIIPHKKSVIIALVLLVLTVAGSIVGPLIIQQFIDNHLATMSFQRSLITNIAIVYIAIQIFMVIVSYFQLIRFQDIALKIIQQMRIDVFSKVQGLGMRYFDKTPAGSIVSRVTNDTEAIKEMFVSVIVTFLQAIFVIIGVYIALFSLNAKLAFISLLLLPLFLAVIVVYRRYSADFYQDIRERLSQLNAKIAESLSGMGMIQAFRQEDRLEAEFDDINEKHFRAGMRNIKFDSVLLGPAIDLLYAGAIIFVLGYFGFLSLASPVEVGILYVFTTLIGRLFQPVQQVMQRLSIFQQAMVAASRVFKLMDDPDMEPEQQDNKQAEIQNGKIEFRDVSFSYDGQADVLKNISFTANAGETVALVGHTGSGKSSIINLLMRFYEYERGGIYIDDVSLKEYPKEELRKKTGLVLQDPFLFYGDIESNIRLHDKEMTSGEVRAAAEFVQANEFIEKLPDKYAQKVTERGSTFSSGQRQLVAFARTIATNPKILVLDEATANIDTETEVAIQSSLEKMRKGRTTIAIAHRLSTIQDAELILVLHKGEIVERGTHQELLLKKGLYHKMYLLQNNILEDVI; translated from the coding sequence ATGTCAGCAGAAAAACAACCAAAATTAACAGCGAAAGATCAATGGGTTGTCTTAATAAGATTGTTGCGTTATATCATCCCTCATAAAAAGAGCGTAATTATTGCGCTTGTCCTGCTTGTTTTGACGGTCGCGGGCAGTATCGTAGGACCCTTAATTATTCAACAATTCATTGATAACCATCTAGCTACCATGAGTTTTCAAAGGAGTCTCATCACGAATATCGCAATTGTCTATATAGCTATTCAGATATTCATGGTTATCGTCTCTTATTTTCAGTTGATACGTTTCCAAGATATTGCACTGAAAATCATTCAGCAAATGCGCATCGACGTGTTTTCAAAGGTACAAGGGCTCGGCATGCGTTATTTTGATAAAACACCTGCTGGAAGTATCGTGTCACGTGTGACGAATGATACGGAAGCAATCAAAGAAATGTTCGTCAGTGTCATTGTCACGTTTTTACAAGCTATATTTGTAATTATTGGCGTTTATATTGCATTATTTTCACTTAATGCAAAGTTGGCGTTTATTTCCTTGTTATTATTGCCTTTGTTTTTAGCCGTTATTGTCGTCTACAGACGCTATAGTGCTGATTTTTATCAAGATATTCGTGAGCGATTAAGTCAGCTCAACGCTAAAATAGCTGAATCATTATCCGGAATGGGGATGATTCAAGCCTTTAGACAGGAAGATCGGTTAGAGGCAGAATTTGATGATATTAATGAAAAACATTTCCGTGCGGGAATGCGTAACATCAAATTTGACAGTGTCCTGCTGGGTCCAGCAATCGATTTACTGTACGCTGGAGCAATCATTTTTGTACTCGGATACTTCGGATTTTTATCTCTTGCCAGTCCTGTGGAAGTGGGGATACTCTATGTATTTACAACTTTGATTGGCCGTTTATTCCAACCTGTTCAACAAGTAATGCAACGATTATCTATTTTCCAACAAGCGATGGTTGCAGCATCGCGAGTCTTTAAGTTAATGGATGATCCTGATATGGAACCGGAGCAACAAGATAATAAACAAGCCGAAATTCAAAATGGTAAAATCGAATTCCGTGATGTATCGTTTTCCTATGACGGACAAGCCGACGTACTGAAAAATATTTCATTTACCGCGAATGCAGGTGAGACTGTTGCCCTCGTCGGTCATACCGGTAGCGGTAAAAGCTCCATCATCAACTTGCTAATGCGTTTCTATGAATATGAGCGTGGTGGTATTTATATCGATGATGTTTCGCTGAAAGAATACCCGAAAGAAGAATTGCGGAAGAAGACAGGACTTGTCTTGCAAGACCCGTTTCTATTCTACGGGGACATCGAAAGCAACATTCGTTTACATGATAAGGAAATGACGTCTGGGGAAGTAAGAGCAGCAGCTGAGTTCGTCCAAGCAAATGAATTCATCGAAAAACTACCAGACAAATATGCTCAAAAAGTAACAGAACGTGGCTCCACATTCTCAAGTGGGCAGCGCCAGCTAGTTGCATTTGCACGTACAATCGCGACGAATCCTAAAATTCTCGTTCTGGATGAAGCAACTGCCAATATCGATACAGAAACAGAAGTGGCAATTCAATCGAGCCTTGAAAAAATGAGAAAAGGGCGCACAACAATCGCAATTGCTCATAGGCTCAGCACAATTCAAGACGCAGAACTAATTCTCGTCCTGCACAAAGGCGAAATCGTCGAACGTGGAACACACCAGGAATTATTACTGAAAAAGGGGCTCTACCATAAGATGTATCTCCTTCAAAACAATATTTTGGAAGATGTTATCTGA
- a CDS encoding cytochrome c biogenesis CcdA family protein, with product MATDLNLFLAFGAGFLSFISPCTLPLYPAFISYITGMSLDDLKSDSKRMSRSGTLHTLFFLIGFSIIFVVLGFATSLVGTFFVENQEILRQLGAVFMVLFGLMIAGVYTPKFLMGEKKLQFKNRPSGYFGSVLIGLAFAAGWTPCSGPIIGVIMGLSATNPGSGVIYMLMYVFGFAIPFFVLSFFITRLGWIRKNSGLIMKIGGAVMIAFGILLFFDGLTYLTSLLSPIFGDFQGF from the coding sequence ATGGCAACAGACTTAAATCTATTTCTCGCTTTCGGTGCCGGTTTCTTAAGTTTCATCTCTCCGTGTACATTGCCGCTGTACCCAGCATTCATTTCGTATATTACGGGCATGTCACTGGATGATCTAAAATCGGATTCGAAACGCATGAGCAGAAGCGGTACACTACATACACTGTTCTTTTTAATCGGATTTTCAATTATTTTTGTCGTACTTGGTTTCGCTACGTCGTTGGTAGGGACATTTTTTGTAGAAAATCAAGAAATACTAAGACAACTCGGGGCAGTCTTTATGGTGTTATTTGGCCTTATGATTGCAGGTGTATACACACCTAAGTTTCTTATGGGCGAAAAGAAACTACAGTTTAAAAACCGTCCTTCTGGTTATTTTGGGAGTGTATTAATTGGGCTTGCATTCGCCGCAGGTTGGACACCGTGCTCAGGACCGATAATCGGGGTAATCATGGGACTCTCTGCGACAAACCCAGGATCAGGAGTTATCTATATGCTGATGTATGTCTTCGGTTTTGCGATTCCATTCTTTGTTCTGTCGTTCTTTATAACGCGTCTCGGTTGGATTCGGAAAAATAGTGGCTTGATAATGAAAATTGGGGGCGCCGTCATGATTGCATTCGGAATTTTGCTGTTCTTCGATGGATTGACGTATTTAACAAGTTTGCTCAGCCCAATTTTCGGAGATTTCCAAGGTTTTTGA
- a CDS encoding thioredoxin family protein: protein MKQIGSFGEWMEYVERESALLLFVKTDNCSVCEGLYPQVKALKVDFPIPFYTVNVAEVPEIAGQLSLFTAPVVLLFNEGKEYARFARFIRIEELKYRLGEII, encoded by the coding sequence ATGAAGCAAATCGGATCATTCGGTGAATGGATGGAATACGTTGAAAGAGAAAGCGCGTTACTCCTTTTCGTGAAAACCGATAACTGTTCAGTCTGTGAAGGACTATACCCACAAGTGAAAGCACTTAAAGTAGACTTTCCAATTCCATTTTATACAGTGAATGTGGCAGAAGTGCCAGAAATAGCGGGACAACTTTCGTTATTTACAGCGCCAGTTGTCCTCCTGTTCAATGAAGGGAAAGAGTATGCGCGATTTGCACGTTTTATTCGAATAGAAGAATTGAAGTATCGCTTGGGGGAAATAATATGA
- a CDS encoding CcdC family protein, translating into MNELIETVFTKVPPVYLIIGSTVLALVMGLIALIVRTKAAKRPDTPLKIILPPLFMSTGALMFIFEEFRVPLSQVLEALLVGILFSIILIKTTNFERKDDDIYMKRSKAFLFILLGLLIVRLVGKLLLSNTIDVGELGGMFWILAFGMIIPWRIGMLIKYNKIKEGKQVKGVRN; encoded by the coding sequence ATGAACGAACTAATTGAAACAGTTTTCACAAAGGTGCCCCCGGTTTACCTCATTATCGGTTCAACCGTACTTGCGCTAGTTATGGGATTGATTGCGCTGATTGTTAGGACGAAAGCGGCGAAGAGACCTGATACCCCACTGAAGATCATCTTGCCGCCCCTCTTTATGTCGACGGGTGCGCTGATGTTCATATTCGAAGAATTTCGGGTGCCGCTGTCCCAGGTGCTAGAAGCCCTCCTTGTTGGGATACTGTTCTCAATTATCTTGATAAAAACGACAAATTTCGAACGTAAAGATGACGATATCTATATGAAACGGTCAAAAGCATTCCTATTTATTCTACTTGGGCTTCTTATTGTTCGGCTCGTCGGGAAACTGCTTCTAAGTAATACAATAGATGTAGGGGAACTGGGCGGCATGTTCTGGATTCTTGCATTTGGCATGATTATCCCTTGGCGGATTGGTATGCTTATCAAGTACAATAAAATAAAAGAAGGTAAACAAGTAAAAGGTGTCCGCAATTAA
- a CDS encoding DUF2621 domain-containing protein produces MWFIIFWCVVLIGLFGIGGFFMFRKFLKVFPKADGKSTLDWEEHYVESSLHLWNDEAKLLLNELVVPVPELFRPVAKQKIAGKIGEIALEENAKKIDSDLIVRGYIQATPKRDHKFLRKKMAEMKIDLTPYEHLF; encoded by the coding sequence ATGTGGTTCATCATTTTCTGGTGCGTTGTCCTCATAGGGCTATTCGGCATCGGCGGCTTTTTCATGTTCCGGAAATTTTTGAAAGTGTTCCCAAAAGCGGACGGAAAATCTACACTTGACTGGGAAGAGCATTATGTGGAGAGCTCTCTGCACCTTTGGAATGACGAGGCGAAACTTTTGTTGAATGAGCTAGTTGTCCCAGTACCGGAATTATTCCGCCCCGTAGCGAAGCAAAAAATCGCGGGTAAGATTGGCGAGATAGCACTTGAGGAAAATGCGAAGAAAATTGATTCCGATCTTATTGTCCGCGGATATATACAAGCAACGCCAAAACGGGACCATAAATTTTTGCGCAAGAAAATGGCCGAAATGAAGATTGATCTAACACCATATGAACATTTATTTTGA
- a CDS encoding SCO family protein, which yields MRKKLLLPYVLLVVLILSACSAGGFKAEHNYKIEPFEFTNQHNEKVSLDDMKGKVWLAQFVFTVCTSACPPMMMNMADLDKKLIDEGIEDYKIVSFSIDPDVDTPEAMQDYLDLYDVLDQSRWEMLTGYTQEKITDFAAKSFKTLVADIPDSDQVMHATYFSLVNQKGEVVKTYDGMTDVPFDEIVKDMKALSKEGA from the coding sequence ATGAGAAAAAAACTTTTACTACCTTATGTATTACTTGTAGTGCTTATTTTAAGTGCGTGTTCTGCTGGTGGGTTCAAAGCGGAGCATAATTATAAAATTGAACCGTTTGAATTTACAAACCAGCACAATGAAAAGGTTTCATTGGATGATATGAAAGGGAAAGTATGGCTGGCACAATTTGTTTTCACTGTTTGTACAAGTGCATGTCCGCCGATGATGATGAACATGGCAGACCTTGACAAAAAACTTATTGATGAAGGCATTGAAGATTACAAAATCGTATCATTCAGTATTGATCCCGATGTGGATACACCGGAAGCGATGCAAGATTACCTTGACTTGTATGACGTCCTGGATCAAAGCAGATGGGAAATGCTGACTGGGTATACACAAGAGAAAATTACTGACTTCGCTGCGAAGTCCTTCAAGACGCTTGTTGCTGATATACCTGATTCGGATCAGGTAATGCACGCAACTTACTTTTCTCTTGTCAATCAAAAAGGGGAAGTCGTCAAAACCTATGACGGTATGACAGATGTACCATTTGATGAAATCGTCAAGGATATGAAAGCACTTAGTAAAGAAGGTGCGTAA
- a CDS encoding lytic transglycosylase domain-containing protein, whose product MKKQKRKGLSIKMKAMLIILLIPITVTIFILTAIIWTGLNNPELIRKSASALLDIGERHTATSIPEEYIPIYKEAAEVYGIPWTLLAAHHRIETRFSTMDPLLSPVGAEGHMQFMPCTFVGWTYPGCSGLGKGEIPEKDKTNPAIIKEYGGYGVDGNGDGIADPYDIEDAIFSAANYLSKSGAADGDLEKAIFNYNRSEKYVQDVLRFFNEFEVQRVDMEAANK is encoded by the coding sequence ATGAAAAAACAAAAACGTAAAGGCTTATCTATAAAAATGAAAGCAATGCTTATCATCCTGCTTATCCCGATTACTGTTACTATCTTCATATTAACAGCTATTATTTGGACAGGTTTGAACAATCCAGAACTAATTCGGAAATCTGCAAGTGCATTGCTCGACATAGGGGAACGTCACACTGCAACGTCAATTCCGGAAGAGTACATTCCTATCTATAAAGAGGCGGCGGAGGTTTATGGTATCCCGTGGACACTCCTTGCAGCACATCACCGCATTGAAACGCGGTTTTCAACGATGGATCCGCTTCTTTCACCCGTGGGTGCAGAAGGACATATGCAGTTCATGCCTTGCACATTTGTCGGCTGGACTTACCCGGGATGTAGCGGTCTTGGAAAAGGCGAAATTCCTGAAAAAGACAAGACAAATCCCGCTATCATCAAAGAATACGGCGGATACGGTGTCGATGGGAATGGTGACGGCATAGCCGATCCATATGATATCGAAGACGCAATTTTTAGTGCCGCCAACTATCTTTCAAAAAGTGGCGCAGCAGATGGAGACTTGGAAAAGGCTATTTTCAATTATAACCGCAGTGAAAAGTACGTACAGGACGTATTGCGATTTTTCAATGAATTCGAAGTCCAACGAGTTGACATGGAAGCAGCCAATAAATAA
- a CDS encoding GlsB/YeaQ/YmgE family stress response membrane protein yields the protein MSFIWFLIIGGIIGWLAGMILGRDIPGGIIGNIIAGIIGAWIGGMLLGQWGPKISDFYIFPAFIGAIILVFIVSFIMKSMRKAS from the coding sequence ATGAGTTTCATTTGGTTTTTGATTATTGGCGGGATTATCGGTTGGCTTGCAGGAATGATTTTGGGAAGAGATATCCCAGGTGGAATTATTGGTAACATTATCGCTGGTATTATTGGTGCATGGATTGGTGGAATGCTACTTGGGCAATGGGGTCCGAAAATTTCTGACTTCTATATTTTCCCTGCTTTCATTGGAGCGATTATCCTCGTGTTCATTGTGAGCTTTATTATGAAATCAATGCGTAAAGCTTCATAA
- a CDS encoding cysteine hydrolase family protein → MKKALLVIDYTMDFVAEDGALTCGEPGIHLEKYITELTGKFLDDNHFVVMPVDVHDLDDLYHPETKQFPPHNIRGTTGRNLYGSLQQLYDERKEEILWMDKTRFSAFAGTDLELLLRARRITELHLVGVCTDICILHTAVDAYNRGFDIVVHEKGVASFDPAGHAWALRHFENTLGVTVVR, encoded by the coding sequence GTGAAGAAAGCGTTGTTAGTTATTGATTATACAATGGATTTCGTGGCTGAAGATGGTGCACTTACATGCGGAGAACCAGGAATTCACTTGGAAAAATATATCACCGAGTTAACGGGGAAATTTTTAGACGACAATCATTTCGTTGTGATGCCAGTTGATGTGCATGATTTAGACGATTTGTACCATCCTGAAACAAAACAATTTCCTCCACATAATATACGTGGGACTACCGGCAGGAATCTGTATGGTTCCCTTCAACAATTGTATGATGAGCGCAAAGAAGAAATCCTTTGGATGGACAAAACACGTTTCAGTGCATTTGCGGGCACAGATTTGGAGTTGCTTCTTCGAGCACGCAGAATTACCGAATTGCATCTGGTTGGTGTCTGTACGGATATTTGCATCCTTCATACAGCTGTCGATGCATACAACCGCGGATTTGATATTGTCGTCCACGAAAAAGGTGTTGCGAGCTTCGATCCTGCAGGTCATGCATGGGCACTTCGTCATTTTGAAAATACGCTAGGTGTTACTGTTGTCCGCTAA
- a CDS encoding D-arabinono-1,4-lactone oxidase: MEEIHDFMHAHPFCVHPPIECIVATDDDVLLSPTQEEETEFIAFLMYKELDACL; the protein is encoded by the coding sequence ATCGAAGAAATTCATGACTTCATGCATGCACATCCATTTTGCGTTCATCCCCCAATTGAATGCATAGTCGCTACTGATGATGATGTTCTTCTCAGTCCCACGCAAGAAGAGGAAACGGAGTTCATCGCGTTTCTTATGTACAAAGAATTGGACGCTTGCCTCTAA
- the acnA gene encoding aconitate hydratase AcnA encodes MAKSNLHNSRTSFDLNGKTYNYYRLAALEEAGIAKVSNLPYSIKVLLESVLRQHDGYVIKDNHVENLAKWGKDADADAEVPFKPSRVILQDFTGVPVVVDLASLRSAMAAMGGDPNKINPEIPVDLVIDHSVQVDRYGSAEALNLNMELEFERNAERYQFLSWAQKAYDNYRAVPPATGIVHQVNLEYLANVVHAVENEDGTFETYPDTLVGTDSHTTMINGIGVLGWGVGGIEAEAGMLGQPSYFPIPEVIGVKLVGQLPNGTTATDLALKVTQTLRAHGVVGKFVEFFGPGVAHLPLADRATIANMAPEYGATCGFFPVDEEALDYMRLTGREDSDIAVVKQYLVENDMFFTVENEEPTYTDVVEIDLTGIVANLAGPKRPQDLIPLTEMQSSFNEAVVAPEGNQGFGFSPKELTKKATIEFEDGRSVEIKTGDLAIAAITSCTNTSNPYVMLGAGLVAKKAVEKGLTPPAYVKTSLAPGSKVVTGYLEDSGLNVFLDQIGFNTVGYGCTTCIGNSGPLLPEIEKAIMGNDMLMSSVLSGNRNFEGRIHPLVKANYLASPPLVVAYALAGTVDIDFEKDPIGKDKEGFDVFFKDIWPTTEEIQAVVKSTVTPELFRKEYARVFTENEAWNAIETTDDSLYDFDENSTYIQNPPFFEGLAKEPADIQALSGLRVIGKFGDSITTDHISPAGAIGKDTPAGKYLIDNGVSPRFFNSYGSRRGNHEVMMRGTFANIRIRNQIAKGTEGGFTTYWPTKEIMPIYDAAMKYQEEGTGLAIITGKDYGMGSSRDWAAKGTSLLGIRTVIAESYERIHRSNLVMMGVLPLQFMKGDSAETLGLTGEEEINVNIAEGVKPRDILKVTATAKNGSVKEFDVLARFDSEVEVDYYRHGGILQMVLRDKMKTN; translated from the coding sequence ATGGCAAAAAGCAATTTGCACAACAGCCGTACGTCATTCGATCTGAACGGTAAGACATATAACTATTATCGTCTTGCCGCACTCGAAGAAGCCGGTATCGCTAAAGTTTCCAATCTACCTTACTCGATTAAAGTGCTACTTGAATCCGTCCTACGTCAACACGACGGCTATGTCATCAAAGACAATCATGTCGAAAACTTGGCGAAATGGGGGAAAGATGCGGACGCGGATGCAGAAGTACCATTCAAACCGTCACGCGTTATCCTTCAAGACTTCACGGGTGTACCTGTTGTTGTTGACCTTGCATCACTTCGTTCAGCAATGGCAGCAATGGGCGGCGACCCTAATAAAATCAATCCTGAAATTCCAGTTGATCTTGTTATTGACCACTCTGTACAAGTTGACCGTTATGGTTCGGCAGAAGCGCTTAACCTGAACATGGAACTTGAGTTCGAGCGTAACGCAGAACGTTACCAATTCCTAAGCTGGGCACAAAAAGCTTATGACAACTACCGTGCAGTACCACCTGCAACAGGAATCGTTCACCAAGTTAACCTTGAGTACTTGGCAAATGTTGTCCATGCAGTTGAAAACGAAGATGGCACATTCGAAACATACCCGGATACACTTGTAGGAACTGACTCCCACACGACGATGATCAACGGTATCGGTGTTCTTGGATGGGGTGTTGGTGGTATTGAAGCTGAAGCAGGCATGCTCGGACAACCTTCATACTTCCCGATTCCAGAAGTTATCGGTGTAAAACTTGTTGGTCAGCTTCCAAACGGAACGACAGCAACTGACCTAGCGCTGAAAGTGACACAAACACTTCGTGCACATGGCGTTGTTGGTAAATTCGTTGAGTTCTTCGGACCAGGTGTTGCACACTTACCACTTGCAGACCGTGCAACAATTGCGAACATGGCGCCTGAATACGGTGCAACATGCGGATTCTTCCCAGTAGATGAAGAAGCACTTGATTACATGCGTTTAACTGGCCGTGAAGATAGCGATATTGCAGTAGTTAAACAATACCTAGTTGAGAACGATATGTTCTTCACTGTAGAAAACGAAGAACCAACATACACTGATGTTGTCGAAATCGACCTTACTGGTATTGTAGCGAACCTTGCTGGACCGAAACGTCCACAAGATTTGATTCCTCTTACAGAAATGCAAAGCTCATTCAACGAAGCAGTTGTTGCACCTGAAGGGAACCAAGGTTTCGGATTCTCTCCTAAAGAGCTAACGAAAAAAGCTACAATCGAATTCGAAGACGGACGTTCTGTCGAAATTAAAACAGGTGACCTTGCAATCGCTGCAATCACTTCATGTACAAACACATCTAACCCATATGTTATGTTGGGTGCTGGACTTGTTGCGAAAAAAGCGGTTGAAAAAGGACTTACACCACCAGCTTACGTGAAAACATCACTTGCACCAGGTTCAAAAGTCGTTACAGGGTACCTGGAAGATTCAGGACTTAATGTGTTCTTGGATCAAATCGGATTCAACACAGTTGGATACGGCTGTACTACATGTATCGGTAACTCTGGACCGCTACTTCCTGAAATTGAAAAAGCAATCATGGGCAACGATATGCTAATGTCTTCAGTTCTTTCTGGTAACCGTAACTTTGAAGGACGTATTCACCCACTTGTGAAAGCAAACTACTTGGCTTCACCGCCACTTGTTGTTGCTTATGCACTTGCTGGAACAGTCGATATCGACTTCGAAAAAGATCCAATTGGTAAAGACAAAGAAGGCTTTGATGTCTTCTTCAAAGATATTTGGCCTACTACGGAAGAAATTCAAGCAGTTGTTAAATCAACAGTTACTCCTGAGTTATTCCGTAAAGAATATGCACGGGTATTCACTGAGAACGAAGCATGGAATGCAATTGAAACTACAGACGATTCATTGTATGATTTCGATGAAAACTCAACGTATATTCAAAACCCACCATTCTTCGAAGGACTTGCAAAAGAACCGGCTGACATTCAAGCACTTTCAGGGCTTCGTGTCATTGGTAAATTTGGCGATTCAATCACAACGGACCATATTTCACCTGCAGGCGCAATCGGTAAAGATACACCGGCTGGTAAATACTTGATCGACAATGGCGTAAGCCCTCGTTTCTTCAACTCGTACGGTTCACGCCGTGGTAACCATGAAGTAATGATGCGCGGTACATTCGCTAATATCCGTATTCGTAACCAAATTGCGAAAGGCACAGAAGGCGGATTCACGACTTACTGGCCAACAAAAGAGATTATGCCAATTTATGATGCTGCTATGAAGTATCAAGAAGAAGGCACGGGTCTTGCAATCATCACTGGTAAAGACTACGGAATGGGTTCTTCACGTGACTGGGCTGCGAAAGGTACATCACTTCTCGGTATCAGAACAGTTATCGCTGAAAGCTACGAGCGTATTCACCGTTCAAACCTTGTTATGATGGGCGTACTTCCACTTCAATTCATGAAAGGCGATAGTGCTGAAACACTTGGCCTTACTGGTGAAGAAGAAATCAACGTTAATATCGCAGAAGGCGTTAAACCACGCGACATTCTGAAAGTAACAGCAACTGCGAAAAACGGTTCTGTCAAAGAATTCGACGTACTAGCACGCTTTGACTCAGAAGTTGAAGTTGACTACTACCGTCACGGCGGAATCCTGCAAATGGTTCTTCGTGATAAAATGAAAACGAACTAA
- a CDS encoding acyl-CoA thioesterase, producing the protein MFISEKEIEIRYAETDQMGIVYHANYLVWMEIGRTKLIEDLGYTYAQLEADGFLSPVTDLSIQYKAAMKYGQKATVRTWVESHGRLRTTYGYEILHEDGTISATAKSEHVVVRKGSFRPVSLKKIAPDWDAKYTEVKRCKD; encoded by the coding sequence GTGTTTATCAGTGAAAAAGAAATTGAAATCAGATATGCAGAGACAGATCAGATGGGAATCGTCTATCACGCGAATTATTTAGTATGGATGGAGATCGGACGTACGAAGTTGATTGAGGACTTAGGCTATACATACGCGCAACTGGAGGCAGATGGCTTCTTGTCGCCGGTGACGGACTTATCTATTCAATATAAGGCAGCGATGAAATACGGACAGAAAGCGACTGTACGGACGTGGGTAGAGTCACACGGAAGGCTACGTACAACTTATGGCTATGAAATCCTCCATGAGGACGGCACAATTTCAGCAACAGCAAAATCGGAACATGTCGTCGTGAGAAAAGGCTCATTTCGTCCCGTTTCCCTAAAGAAAATCGCGCCAGATTGGGATGCTAAATATACAGAAGTGAAGCGATGTAAAGACTAA
- a CDS encoding HesB/YadR/YfhF family protein, with translation MKIILSKEALLWFKEEMEAEPGDAIRFFARYGGSSSIQAGFSLGVTKEQPDEVAIETEHNSVRYYIESRDKWYFLGHDLHVNVDPKLHELIYSYEKA, from the coding sequence ATGAAGATTATTTTGTCGAAAGAAGCGCTTTTGTGGTTTAAAGAGGAGATGGAAGCTGAACCTGGTGATGCTATCCGCTTTTTTGCAAGATACGGTGGATCCAGTTCGATTCAGGCAGGCTTTTCACTTGGTGTAACGAAAGAGCAACCGGATGAAGTAGCCATTGAAACAGAGCATAATAGTGTTCGTTATTATATCGAAAGCCGAGACAAATGGTATTTCCTTGGTCATGACCTACATGTCAATGTGGATCCTAAACTGCATGAACTTATTTATTCATACGAAAAAGCGTGA
- the plsY gene encoding glycerol-3-phosphate 1-O-acyltransferase PlsY → MELIILLLLAYLIGSIPSALWVGKLFYKTDIRQHGSGNLGGTNTFRVLGKTAGLTVTILDILKGTAAALLPLLPIFDSVSVHPLIPGLLAVVGHMYPVFAHFKGGKAVATSGGVLLAYEWPVFIIVLATFFIALKVTKMVSLSSMIVSVVGFVYSIYFYLRTGDIYLMVMIGLFGAFIFYRHRENIGRIKAGTEPKVKWL, encoded by the coding sequence ATGGAACTTATCATACTTTTACTACTTGCTTATTTAATTGGCTCAATTCCTTCTGCACTCTGGGTTGGGAAACTTTTTTACAAGACCGACATCCGACAACATGGTAGCGGCAACCTAGGTGGTACGAATACCTTCCGTGTACTCGGCAAAACAGCGGGACTTACCGTAACTATTCTGGATATTTTAAAAGGTACTGCAGCTGCATTATTGCCGCTCTTGCCTATTTTCGACAGTGTTAGCGTCCACCCTCTTATTCCAGGACTTCTTGCAGTCGTCGGACATATGTATCCCGTCTTCGCCCATTTCAAAGGTGGCAAAGCTGTAGCGACATCCGGCGGTGTGTTGCTTGCCTATGAATGGCCTGTTTTCATCATTGTGCTCGCAACATTTTTCATCGCTTTAAAAGTAACGAAAATGGTGAGCTTATCATCAATGATCGTATCTGTCGTTGGATTTGTATACAGTATCTATTTTTACCTCCGAACAGGCGATATTTATTTGATGGTGATGATTGGTCTTTTCGGTGCCTTTATCTTCTATCGTCACCGGGAGAATATCGGTCGGATCAAAGCAGGAACCGAGCCAAAAGTGAAGTGGTTATAA